Proteins from one Bactrocera neohumeralis isolate Rockhampton chromosome 3, APGP_CSIRO_Bneo_wtdbg2-racon-allhic-juicebox.fasta_v2, whole genome shotgun sequence genomic window:
- the LOC126754121 gene encoding odorant receptor 22c, whose product MRRLLGPQVPIERSFFRIPRFSARVAGFWPQSTNRHRSWLTALRFCVNTFAVAVGGFGEVSYGFVYLHDLFSALEAFCPGITKVISLLKMTIFFGRHKRWQHVINSMHQLLLQDTSAEKRRIVEPLASFGSALSFVLLLSGSLTNTFFNILPLLKMGYYKWQSLEAELLLPFNVILPEMFVNWPYYPATYLVLTLSGAMTVFTFSAVDGFFLCACVYTSALFRMLQHDIRNAFAELQELEHSTLAQNMRIQHRLAVLVERHNKIIDLCSDFASEFSLIILMHFLSASLVLCFSILDLMLNSSSVGVLTYIFYSIAALTQLILYCIGGTYVSESSLKVAEVIYDTDWYKCDVRTRRMLLLMICRAQKAKTIQVPFFTPSLPAFRSIVSTAGSYITLLKTFL is encoded by the exons TAACTGCGTTGCGTTTCTGCGTGAATACCTTTGCCGTTGCCGTCGGCGGTTTCGGTGAGGTTTCCTACGGTTTCGTTTATTTGCACGATCTTTTTAGCGCGCTCGAGGCTTTCTGTCCGGGAATTACCAAGGTCATTTCACTATTGAAGATGACCATATTTTTTGGGCGCCACAAGCGTTGGCAACATGTGATTAATAGTATGCACCAATTGTTGTTGCAAG ATACCAGCGCCGAAAAGCGCCGCATCGTGGAGCCACTGGCCTCGTTTGGTTCCGCGTTGTCCTTTGTGCTGCTCTTATCTGGCTCGCTAACGAAtacatttttcaacattttgccGCTGCTAAAAATGGGCTACTACAAGTGGCAGTCGCTGGAAGCCGAGCTGTTATTGCCTTTCAATGTTAT tTTGCCGGAAATGTTCGTCAATTGGCCATATTACCCTGCTACATACCTGGTGCTGACGCTCTCCGGCGCCATGACGGTTTTCACTTTTAGCGCAGTCGATGGTTTCTTCCTCTGCGCCTGTGTGTATACGAGTGCGTTGTTTCGCATGTTGCAACATGACATACGTAACGCATTCGCTGAATTGCAAGAAC TGGAGCACTCAACGTTGGCGCAAAATATGCGGATACAGCATCGATTGGCGGTGCTCGTTGAGCGCCACAACAAAATCATCGATCTGTGCAGCGATTTCGCTTCAGAATTTTCACTCATCATCCTGATGCATTTCCTTTCGGCATCGCTGGTGTTGTGCTTCAGCATTTTGGATTTGATGTTG AACTCCTCTTCTGTAGGCGTGTTGACTTACATATTCTACAGCATCGCTGCTTTAACTCAACTGATTCTCTACTGCATTGGCGGCACTTATGTCAGCGAGAGC aGCTTGAAAGTAGCTGAGGTCATATATGACACCGACTGGTATAAGTGCGATGTGCGCACGCGTCGCATGTTGTTGCTGATGATCTGTCGCGCACAGAAGGCGAAAACCATACAGGTGCCGTTTTTTACGCCATCGCTGCCAGCTTTTCGTTCG atCGTCAGCACAGCTGGTTCTTATATCACACTTCTGAAGACATTCCTGTGA